From one Nitrososphaerota archaeon genomic stretch:
- a CDS encoding tRNA (cytidine(56)-2'-O)-methyltransferase, translating to MDERTVHVLRIGHRIVRDDRMTTHICLVARAFGAKKAYLYDADPKIKESIEAVNKRWGGRFEVQVVDEWRRIVREWRSKGGIVVHLTMYGMELDEAVQEVDNSKGNILVVVGAEKVPREMYDLSDFNVSVGNQPHSEVAALAVFLDRLFKGKEFKQRFVYTKYKVVPSRKGKRVITE from the coding sequence ATGGATGAAAGAACAGTTCATGTGCTAAGGATAGGGCACAGGATTGTCCGGGATGACCGGATGACCACGCACATCTGCTTGGTGGCCAGAGCCTTCGGCGCCAAAAAGGCGTATCTTTACGATGCTGATCCTAAGATTAAGGAGTCAATCGAGGCTGTGAATAAACGGTGGGGCGGCAGGTTCGAGGTTCAGGTCGTGGATGAGTGGCGCCGCATCGTCAGGGAGTGGCGTAGCAAAGGTGGCATAGTTGTTCACTTGACAATGTATGGAATGGAGCTTGATGAAGCGGTGCAGGAAGTGGATAACTCCAAGGGTAACATACTTGTGGTAGTAGGTGCCGAAAAGGTTCCAAGAGAAATGTACGACCTAAGCGACTTCAACGTTTCGGTCGGAAACCAGCCTCATTCAGAGGTTGCTGCGCTTGCTGTATTTTTAGACCGGCTTTTCAAGGGTAAGGAATTTAAGCAACGGTTTGTCTATACAAAGTATAAGGTTGTTCCTAGCAGAAAAGGGAAGCGAGTAATTACAGAATGA
- the hflX gene encoding GTPase HflX — protein MTNSPSSSSSSHKDRVHDPSKRTAILVTYPDQFVIDEAVGLAEAADYEVLDIMTRRYLSRSRYGLGPGQAEKLKMLVEESGAELVVYDEKLHTSQVYNLAGMVGREIVDRERLILEIFSRRATTAEAKLQVKLAELIYEMPRAKEKVRLAKIGEQPGFFGLGKYEVDVYYQAIKRQMTTVKQKLQDASRQRELYRAQRRKLDMPIVSLAGYTGVGKTTLFNKLTGESKEISPHLFTTLTTSTRSLNLDGFKILFSDTVGFISRLPTYMIEAFKSTLEELTYANLILLVVDASQPLDDLNRRYQSCIEILTELKVSPAKVLLLFNKADLLDESQLNLQILALGATPEGSVAISAKTGLGIEGLLRKIRDTLFEPVETQIYLEPSDAAHLSAQISWLKTQGEVSINKGEDGRLTIKVKSNSWTIERFIKSVEEAKAKPHG, from the coding sequence ATGACAAACTCACCATCCTCCTCATCATCTAGTCACAAGGATCGAGTCCACGATCCTTCCAAGCGAACAGCTATCCTAGTCACCTATCCGGATCAGTTTGTAATCGATGAAGCAGTCGGGCTGGCTGAAGCCGCGGATTACGAAGTGCTGGATATTATGACTCGTAGATATCTCTCTAGGTCGAGGTACGGGCTGGGGCCGGGTCAGGCTGAAAAGCTGAAGATGCTGGTGGAGGAGTCCGGCGCTGAGTTAGTTGTCTATGATGAGAAGTTGCATACTAGTCAAGTCTATAATTTGGCCGGAATGGTTGGTCGAGAGATTGTTGATCGTGAACGGCTAATTCTCGAAATCTTCTCCCGTCGAGCAACCACTGCTGAAGCGAAGCTTCAGGTCAAGCTTGCGGAGCTGATTTACGAGATGCCAAGGGCTAAGGAGAAGGTGCGGCTGGCGAAGATAGGTGAGCAGCCGGGTTTCTTCGGGCTTGGAAAGTACGAGGTTGATGTTTACTACCAAGCGATTAAGCGGCAGATGACCACGGTTAAGCAGAAGCTGCAGGATGCTAGTAGACAGAGGGAACTGTACCGGGCGCAGCGACGTAAGCTTGACATGCCGATAGTCTCTCTTGCAGGCTACACCGGTGTAGGTAAGACCACTCTTTTCAACAAGCTTACCGGTGAGTCGAAGGAGATTAGCCCCCACCTCTTCACCACATTAACGACCTCCACAAGATCTCTTAACTTGGACGGCTTCAAAATCCTATTCTCAGATACTGTTGGCTTCATTAGCCGTCTCCCAACCTATATGATAGAGGCCTTCAAGTCTACTCTTGAAGAGCTAACTTACGCTAACCTTATTCTGCTGGTGGTTGACGCTTCGCAGCCTCTTGACGATCTTAACCGGCGATACCAGAGCTGCATTGAGATTCTGACTGAGCTGAAGGTTTCTCCAGCTAAAGTTCTCTTGCTCTTTAACAAGGCTGATCTATTGGATGAGTCTCAACTCAACCTTCAGATTCTTGCCCTCGGGGCTACTCCTGAAGGCTCAGTCGCTATCTCCGCGAAAACAGGGCTAGGAATTGAGGGTCTTCTCAGGAAGATCAGGGACACTTTGTTCGAGCCTGTTGAGACACAGATATATCTTGAACCTAGTGACGCAGCGCACCTCTCAGCCCAGATTTCTTGGTTGAAGACTCAAGGCGAGGTATCTATCAACAAAGGAGAGGATGGTCGTCTCACAATCAAAGTGAAGAGCAACAGCTGGACTATAGAAAGATTCATTAAATCAGTCGAAGAGGCGAAGGCGAAGCCGCATGGATGA
- a CDS encoding multiprotein bridging factor aMBF1 → MPEICEICGNPVRGPVSTIQVDGGIFRVCQTCSRLGKPVKMPGDAQPAPPIRSSPPPRSDTSYDEPELELRSDFHTVIKNAREKMGLSQEDLGKKLNEKLSVVKHLETGKLKPDNILTRKLEHFFKVHLLVPEDEDIEE, encoded by the coding sequence ATGCCTGAAATCTGTGAGATCTGCGGTAACCCCGTCCGGGGACCTGTAAGCACTATCCAAGTAGACGGAGGCATCTTCCGTGTATGCCAAACCTGTTCAAGGCTAGGTAAACCGGTGAAGATGCCCGGTGACGCTCAGCCTGCACCACCTATCCGTAGCAGCCCTCCGCCTAGGAGCGACACTAGTTACGATGAGCCAGAGTTAGAGCTCAGATCCGACTTTCACACGGTGATCAAGAATGCTAGGGAGAAGATGGGTCTCTCTCAGGAGGATCTTGGCAAGAAGCTCAACGAGAAGCTCTCAGTCGTCAAACACCTCGAGACCGGTAAGCTGAAGCCTGACAACATCTTGACTCGGAAACTTGAGCACTTCTTCAAGGTTCATCTTCTGGTACCAGAAGATGAAGACATAGAAGAATGA
- a CDS encoding queuine tRNA-ribosyltransferase yields the protein MDSKEKFAMSLDYIFGKNVSKALPLEKLEFTYSKKTGRIRTVTLDGRLIATMRSDGSIAPTIYGATLLIQQPEFHENCVVAQEGPDQFVSQGRSLFAKHVVKCGDRIKPEADVAVLNVKGEVIAVGKAILSAKMMRSFKAGAAVKVREAIGKQGEVEAEAEEEEE from the coding sequence TTGGACAGTAAAGAGAAGTTTGCGATGAGCCTTGACTACATTTTCGGTAAGAATGTGAGTAAGGCGCTTCCGCTGGAGAAGCTTGAATTCACCTATTCGAAGAAGACTGGTCGCATAAGGACGGTTACGCTTGATGGGAGACTGATAGCCACTATGCGTTCAGACGGCAGCATCGCCCCCACAATTTACGGTGCAACCCTCCTGATTCAGCAGCCTGAGTTTCATGAAAACTGCGTAGTCGCTCAAGAGGGACCTGATCAATTCGTATCTCAAGGAAGATCGCTATTCGCCAAACATGTGGTGAAGTGCGGCGACCGCATTAAGCCTGAAGCAGATGTAGCTGTCCTCAACGTGAAAGGCGAAGTCATAGCGGTTGGAAAAGCAATACTTTCAGCTAAGATGATGCGGAGCTTCAAAGCAGGAGCAGCAGTCAAGGTACGGGAAGCAATCGGTAAACAAGGTGAAGTAGAGGCCGAAGCGGAAGAGGAAGAGGAGTAG
- a CDS encoding nascent polypeptide-associated complex protein — MMERMGLDMSQIPDVEEVIIRTASKDMIIKDASVSEINAKGMRIFQVMGNDIEEVEREKPQFTEEDILLVAQQAGVSRERAEAALEESGGDLAQAILKLTS, encoded by the coding sequence ATGATGGAGCGGATGGGCCTTGATATGAGCCAAATACCTGATGTTGAAGAGGTAATTATCAGGACCGCCAGTAAAGATATGATAATCAAGGATGCAAGCGTCTCTGAGATAAACGCCAAGGGGATGCGTATCTTCCAAGTTATGGGCAATGATATTGAGGAGGTTGAACGCGAGAAGCCGCAGTTCACGGAGGAGGATATTCTCCTAGTAGCCCAGCAGGCAGGTGTTTCACGGGAGCGAGCTGAAGCCGCGTTGGAGGAGAGCGGCGGAGACCTTGCGCAGGCTATTCTCAAACTCACATCCTGA
- a CDS encoding V-type ATPase subunit, protein MRPEKRTPDQTYSMVKSFVVRGNLLPRQTLEGLAESKTLEEMVVKLRGTVYTDSVSKLSQPYDIQQMERAFKEHLANIHQALLKVVPKDKLLSAYYLKHIAGDLKTLLKGKAQKIPDEELSKHIDMYMEELAGRRDLIARALSAEDLDQTVKGLEETEFGIEAETTLAAYKETGRLQIFDVYIDKAFYRRVIDAYLAQNKKEERVRDIVAVDVDGYNVLAILRGRLWELDPAQIRNLIITPAFDVTEGDLRKMIDAESITEAVKILNGTSYRSIMPEGDVDEIAIAKLEDGFRLLSYHRAFDPFLWDIHKVSIAIGAVKLSELEVRNLSAIAFGVQQHLSVKEIMSQLVFPK, encoded by the coding sequence GTGCGACCCGAGAAACGCACCCCTGATCAAACCTACAGCATGGTAAAATCCTTCGTCGTCAGAGGCAACCTGCTCCCCCGCCAAACCCTTGAAGGACTAGCTGAGTCCAAGACCCTTGAAGAGATGGTGGTGAAGCTTAGAGGAACAGTTTACACAGACTCAGTTTCAAAGCTAAGTCAACCTTACGATATTCAACAGATGGAGAGAGCGTTCAAGGAACACCTAGCCAACATCCACCAAGCCCTCCTCAAGGTAGTACCTAAAGACAAGCTACTCTCAGCATATTATCTGAAGCACATAGCAGGGGATTTGAAGACCCTGCTGAAGGGGAAAGCGCAGAAGATACCTGACGAAGAGCTCTCCAAACACATAGACATGTACATGGAGGAGCTGGCCGGGAGACGCGACTTAATCGCCAGAGCCCTCTCAGCTGAAGACCTTGATCAAACCGTAAAGGGTTTGGAAGAAACCGAGTTCGGAATCGAAGCGGAGACCACGCTAGCAGCCTACAAGGAGACTGGAAGACTCCAAATCTTCGACGTATACATAGACAAGGCCTTCTACCGACGAGTAATAGACGCATATCTTGCACAGAACAAGAAGGAGGAACGTGTCAGAGACATCGTCGCAGTAGACGTAGACGGATACAATGTCTTAGCAATCCTGAGAGGAAGACTATGGGAACTGGATCCAGCGCAAATCAGGAACCTGATAATAACCCCAGCATTCGACGTGACTGAAGGAGACCTAAGAAAAATGATTGATGCTGAATCAATTACTGAAGCAGTCAAGATATTGAACGGAACCTCGTATCGCAGCATCATGCCTGAAGGAGACGTGGATGAGATAGCAATCGCGAAGCTCGAAGACGGCTTCCGCCTACTCAGCTACCATAGAGCCTTCGACCCATTCCTCTGGGACATCCACAAGGTCAGCATCGCGATAGGAGCAGTGAAGCTCAGCGAACTAGAAGTCCGAAACCTCTCCGCAATAGCCTTCGGAGTCCAGCAGCACCTAAGCGTCAAAGAAATAATGAGCCAACTCGTCTTCCCCAAGTAA
- a CDS encoding ATP synthase subunit C: MIYKYLPMLAVLNLLVMIPAFAQPLSPLQAEPSGLASSFKFMAAALAFSAAAIGAGLAVGRAGSSGLAATAERPEMRTTAIIITALGEAIAIYGIVVAILILGGQA, translated from the coding sequence ATGATTTACAAATATCTCCCGATGCTTGCTGTCCTTAACTTGCTAGTTATGATACCAGCATTCGCCCAGCCCCTCAGCCCTCTTCAAGCAGAGCCCTCAGGGCTTGCCAGTTCCTTCAAGTTCATGGCGGCTGCGCTGGCGTTCAGCGCTGCAGCTATCGGCGCAGGATTGGCTGTTGGTAGAGCAGGCTCATCTGGTCTTGCAGCCACTGCTGAGAGGCCTGAGATGAGGACGACTGCGATTATCATAACTGCGCTCGGTGAGGCTATAGCTATCTACGGGATAGTTGTCGCAATCCTGATACTCGGTGGCCAAGCCTAA
- a CDS encoding V-type ATP synthase subunit D, with the protein MHKILEDKRDVLLRRIDDLIDEATEARDKVWSPLSEAYRALFNAYLKVGPANLETIAMTTPSQVDVTPNVRTIVDVKVPTLQIKEKPIELTYGFADTSSSLDIATQKMRQVLPQICRAAESENAIFALAKELEKTQRLINALEYIIIPSYKDSIKFITSTLEEREREDFVKLKHVKSIMEKRKSGEVE; encoded by the coding sequence GTGCACAAAATCCTTGAAGACAAGCGAGATGTTCTTCTACGCAGAATAGACGACCTAATCGACGAGGCCACCGAGGCTCGAGACAAAGTATGGAGCCCGCTGTCAGAGGCTTACCGAGCTCTCTTCAACGCCTACCTGAAAGTGGGGCCAGCGAACCTTGAGACAATAGCTATGACAACTCCCAGCCAAGTAGATGTGACACCCAACGTCAGGACAATTGTAGACGTCAAGGTTCCGACGCTTCAAATAAAGGAGAAGCCGATAGAGCTAACCTACGGCTTCGCTGACACCAGCTCCTCACTCGACATTGCGACACAGAAGATGCGACAGGTACTCCCGCAGATATGCAGAGCAGCAGAGTCTGAAAACGCGATATTCGCGTTGGCTAAAGAGCTGGAGAAGACGCAGCGGCTCATCAACGCTCTTGAGTATATCATTATTCCAAGCTACAAAGATTCGATAAAGTTCATAACTTCCACGTTGGAGGAGAGGGAGAGGGAGGATTTCGTGAAACTGAAACATGTGAAGAGTATCATGGAGAAACGAAAGTCAGGTGAGGTCGAGTAG
- a CDS encoding V-type ATP synthase subunit B codes for MSSKVVSGIEYTKVAEIKGPLIILDGVTRSAFDELVEISTPSGENRLGRVLEVGGGKAVVQVFEGTTGLSIVGTKSRFLGRTMELPVSEGMLGRVFDGLGRPLDGLPEPVGEEFRDVNGLPINPERRDYPTDFIQTGISVIDGMNTLVRGQKLPIFSGAGLPHNMLAAQIARQATVAGKGEEFAVVFAAIGVQHSESRFFRKSLEESGAIKRSALFLNLADDPAIERIITPRVALTAAEYLAFNKDMHVLVIITDMTNYAEALREISAAREEVPGRKGYPGYLYTDLASLYERAGRIKGKKGSITQMPILSMPSDDITHPIPDLTGYITEGQIVLGRELFRKDIYPPVNVLSCLSRLMKDGIGEGRTREDHSNVSDQLYAGYARAQELRALAEIVGRAGLTGNDLKYLDFGEAFENRLLKQGYEENRTIEDTLSIAWNIFSTLPDKELTKIKQEYIAKYKPKK; via the coding sequence TTGTCGAGTAAAGTAGTAAGCGGTATCGAGTATACTAAGGTCGCCGAGATCAAGGGACCTCTGATCATACTAGACGGTGTAACCAGATCAGCATTCGACGAGCTCGTAGAGATATCCACCCCCTCAGGCGAAAACCGGTTAGGCAGAGTCCTAGAAGTCGGTGGCGGCAAAGCTGTCGTACAGGTCTTCGAAGGAACCACCGGCCTATCAATAGTGGGAACCAAATCCCGGTTCCTAGGTCGAACAATGGAGCTGCCTGTCTCTGAAGGTATGCTCGGCCGCGTCTTCGACGGTCTTGGAAGACCCCTTGACGGGCTCCCTGAACCTGTCGGCGAGGAGTTTAGAGACGTCAACGGCCTCCCTATCAACCCGGAGCGACGTGACTACCCAACTGACTTCATCCAGACCGGTATTTCAGTCATCGACGGCATGAACACACTGGTAAGAGGACAGAAGCTCCCGATCTTTTCAGGCGCAGGTCTCCCTCACAACATGCTTGCAGCACAGATTGCTAGACAGGCAACCGTCGCAGGTAAAGGTGAGGAGTTCGCGGTCGTCTTCGCCGCAATCGGTGTGCAGCACAGCGAGTCACGCTTCTTCCGCAAGTCTCTGGAGGAGAGCGGTGCAATCAAGAGAAGCGCACTCTTCCTCAACCTCGCGGACGACCCTGCTATTGAGCGTATCATTACTCCGCGTGTCGCGTTAACTGCAGCAGAATATCTTGCCTTCAACAAAGACATGCATGTGCTGGTAATCATCACAGACATGACCAACTATGCTGAGGCTCTCCGTGAAATCAGCGCAGCCAGAGAGGAGGTTCCTGGTCGAAAGGGATACCCCGGTTACCTATACACAGATCTCGCATCACTGTATGAGCGGGCTGGAAGAATCAAGGGTAAGAAAGGAAGCATCACACAGATGCCTATCCTGTCAATGCCAAGTGACGACATCACTCACCCAATCCCGGATCTTACAGGATACATCACAGAAGGACAGATCGTCCTTGGAAGAGAACTCTTCAGAAAGGACATCTACCCCCCGGTCAACGTCCTATCCTGCCTAAGCCGTCTAATGAAGGACGGTATCGGCGAAGGTCGCACCAGAGAAGATCACTCAAACGTCAGCGACCAGCTATACGCCGGCTATGCTCGTGCACAAGAACTTCGAGCATTAGCTGAAATCGTCGGTAGAGCAGGACTTACAGGCAACGATCTTAAGTACCTCGACTTCGGCGAAGCCTTCGAGAACAGACTCCTGAAGCAGGGCTACGAAGAGAACAGAACAATCGAGGATACCCTCTCCATTGCTTGGAATATCTTTTCAACACTACCTGACAAGGAACTGACAAAGATCAAGCAGGAATACATCGCCAAGTACAAGCCGAAGAAATAG
- a CDS encoding V-type ATP synthase subunit A: MAVKGKIVWISGPAVKASGMSEAKMYETVEVGEDKLVGEIIRLTGDVAFVQVYESTSGLKPGEPVYGTGRPLSVTLGPGMIGKIYDGLQRPLDELAKKSGAFISRGVTVPSISTEHKWHFKPTVKKGDEVSAGTILGTVKETGLIEHRVMVPPEHPGGKIVEAVDEGDYTVEEIVATVTKGGKKLDLAMYHQWPVRRGRPYAERYDPELPLTTGQRVIDTFFPIVKGGTAAIPGGFGTGKTVTLHQVAAWADAKVVFHVGCGERGNEMTEVLIKFPELEDPTTGLPLMERTVLVANTSNMPVAAREASIYTGVTMAEYYRDMGYDVVLVADSTSRWAEALREISGRLEEMPAEEGYPSYLASRLAEFYERAGRMKSLGSPDRAGSVTLIGAVSPSGADFTEPVTTHTSRFIKTFWALDTKLAYSRHYPSINWITSYTGYADAVSGWWAKNVDKDWSKLRLEAFEVLQREDVLREIVRLLGPEALPNEEKLILDVARMVKEGFLQQSAFDKIDTYASPQKQVKQLRLLVDFYHEALAALRSGVSLDDIRAMNVITKIIRSKYEIPNNELQRFDDLHKEMLEEFQRIRKKEAEAVVE, translated from the coding sequence ATGGCTGTAAAAGGTAAGATTGTCTGGATCAGCGGCCCCGCAGTCAAAGCTTCAGGCATGTCTGAGGCGAAGATGTATGAGACCGTCGAGGTCGGTGAAGACAAACTCGTCGGCGAAATCATCCGCCTGACCGGAGACGTCGCTTTCGTACAGGTCTATGAGAGCACAAGCGGTCTAAAACCAGGTGAACCTGTCTACGGAACCGGACGGCCACTTTCAGTAACACTCGGCCCCGGAATGATCGGCAAGATCTACGACGGACTCCAGCGTCCGCTGGACGAACTTGCTAAGAAGTCTGGAGCATTCATTTCCCGCGGTGTCACCGTTCCATCCATTTCAACGGAGCATAAGTGGCATTTCAAGCCGACTGTAAAGAAAGGTGATGAGGTGTCTGCTGGAACCATCTTAGGAACTGTGAAGGAGACCGGTCTCATCGAGCACCGCGTCATGGTTCCGCCTGAACACCCCGGCGGAAAGATCGTTGAAGCTGTAGACGAAGGCGACTACACCGTTGAAGAGATTGTCGCAACCGTTACGAAGGGCGGCAAAAAGCTCGATCTAGCAATGTATCATCAGTGGCCGGTTAGACGAGGCCGACCTTACGCTGAAAGATACGATCCTGAGCTCCCTCTAACAACCGGTCAACGAGTCATCGACACCTTCTTCCCAATCGTGAAGGGTGGTACAGCAGCCATCCCCGGAGGCTTCGGAACCGGTAAAACCGTCACTCTCCACCAAGTAGCAGCTTGGGCTGACGCTAAAGTCGTGTTCCACGTAGGTTGCGGAGAAAGAGGCAACGAGATGACAGAAGTCCTAATCAAGTTCCCTGAGCTTGAAGACCCAACTACAGGGTTGCCGCTGATGGAGCGAACAGTCCTCGTAGCTAACACAAGCAACATGCCTGTCGCGGCTAGAGAGGCCAGCATCTATACAGGTGTCACAATGGCTGAGTACTACAGAGACATGGGTTACGACGTAGTGCTCGTCGCGGACTCCACAAGCCGCTGGGCAGAGGCGTTAAGAGAAATCAGTGGTCGTCTGGAAGAGATGCCTGCTGAAGAAGGCTACCCATCATACCTTGCATCTCGCCTCGCCGAGTTCTACGAGCGGGCTGGACGTATGAAGAGCCTAGGCTCACCTGATAGAGCAGGCTCAGTAACCCTGATTGGAGCAGTTTCACCGTCCGGTGCAGACTTCACCGAGCCGGTTACAACACACACCTCTAGATTCATCAAGACCTTCTGGGCCCTCGATACAAAACTCGCCTACTCACGTCACTACCCGTCAATCAACTGGATTACCAGCTACACAGGCTACGCGGACGCGGTGTCAGGCTGGTGGGCAAAGAACGTGGACAAAGATTGGAGCAAACTTAGGCTGGAAGCCTTCGAAGTGCTTCAACGTGAAGATGTGTTGAGAGAAATCGTCAGGCTCCTCGGGCCGGAAGCATTGCCTAACGAAGAGAAGCTAATCTTGGATGTAGCCCGTATGGTTAAGGAGGGCTTCCTGCAGCAGAGCGCCTTCGACAAGATCGATACCTACGCCAGCCCGCAGAAGCAGGTTAAACAGCTGCGGCTCCTAGTGGACTTCTACCATGAGGCGCTTGCGGCGCTGCGCAGCGGAGTCTCACTGGATGATATTCGAGCAATGAACGTAATCACGAAGATCATTAGGTCAAAGTACGAGATCCCGAATAACGAGCTGCAGAGGTTTGACGATCTTCATAAGGAGATGTTAGAGGAGTTCCAGCGTATACGAAAGAAGGAGGCTGAAGCAGTTGTCGAGTAA
- a CDS encoding V-type ATP synthase subunit E family protein, with the protein MSNREAFENVVGKVAKDVQSEIKSSLEEAYKEALQMIDSAEKESVAKASEIPHTKERQAETLRRRIIGNAELKARNLSLQVLEETVNRVFDESLKKMEEPASMKNYGKSLKKFLEEGVDAIGGEEFTVVGRSADKDLLKKVSHEVEKEHNVKIKIASETLESRGGVQVKSSDGSVLYDNTIEARLERLKPLLRKQISEILVGQG; encoded by the coding sequence ATGAGCAACCGAGAGGCATTCGAAAATGTTGTCGGTAAGGTCGCAAAAGATGTTCAATCGGAGATAAAGTCCAGCCTCGAAGAGGCCTATAAAGAAGCTCTGCAGATGATTGACTCTGCGGAGAAGGAATCTGTCGCTAAAGCAAGTGAGATACCGCACACCAAGGAAAGACAGGCCGAGACACTTCGACGCAGGATCATCGGCAACGCTGAGCTAAAGGCCCGGAACCTATCACTCCAAGTTTTGGAGGAGACTGTGAACCGGGTGTTCGACGAATCACTGAAAAAAATGGAGGAACCAGCCTCAATGAAGAACTATGGAAAATCATTGAAGAAGTTCCTCGAAGAAGGAGTTGACGCAATCGGCGGAGAAGAGTTCACCGTAGTGGGCCGCTCAGCAGACAAAGATCTTTTAAAGAAAGTTTCACATGAAGTTGAAAAGGAACACAACGTAAAAATCAAAATCGCTTCAGAGACTCTGGAGAGCAGAGGAGGAGTACAGGTGAAGAGCAGCGACGGCTCAGTCCTATACGATAACACTATCGAGGCGAGGCTGGAGCGGCTCAAACCACTTTTAAGGAAGCAGATTTCGGAGATACTTGTCGGACAAGGATAG
- a CDS encoding V-type ATP synthase subunit F — protein MKVVAIGGRAFISGFRLAGVDGIEVSSPKEALSKIKSTMTKPDVGMIIVSDDFWKEISDAVSDLRVKQPIPLVYNAPAPGSKQEKVEYRELIKRMLKIG, from the coding sequence ATGAAGGTCGTCGCCATCGGGGGTCGGGCATTTATCTCAGGCTTTAGGCTCGCCGGTGTAGATGGAATCGAAGTTTCGTCTCCAAAGGAGGCTCTCAGCAAGATCAAAAGCACTATGACGAAGCCTGATGTTGGAATGATTATTGTGAGTGACGATTTTTGGAAGGAAATCAGTGATGCAGTGTCTGATCTAAGAGTCAAACAACCTATTCCGCTGGTCTATAATGCTCCAGCTCCCGGCAGCAAACAAGAAAAAGTGGAGTATCGCGAGCTAATTAAAAGAATGTTAAAGATTGGTTGA